A region from the Methylocella sp. genome encodes:
- a CDS encoding disulfide bond formation protein B — MPVMTPFRIALFILLVAAGSIIGAWIFQALGYAPCELCLKERIPYYAGIALAALTVFLAAKGKTSLLPAAFAGLALIFAASAVFGVYHSGVEWGFWQGPSDCTGPLDHAASMGDFLTQLKTVKVVRCDAVAIRIFGLSLAGWNAVISAFLAALAVKALAVIVRR, encoded by the coding sequence ATGCCCGTCATGACGCCGTTTCGCATCGCCTTATTTATCCTGCTGGTCGCGGCGGGATCGATCATCGGCGCGTGGATTTTCCAGGCGCTGGGCTATGCCCCTTGCGAACTCTGCCTTAAAGAGCGCATTCCCTATTACGCCGGCATAGCGCTCGCAGCTCTCACCGTATTTCTCGCCGCTAAGGGGAAAACGAGCCTGCTGCCGGCGGCTTTCGCCGGACTAGCGCTGATCTTCGCGGCGAGCGCTGTTTTCGGCGTCTATCATTCCGGGGTCGAATGGGGTTTCTGGCAAGGGCCGTCGGACTGCACCGGGCCGCTCGATCACGCCGCCTCGATGGGCGATTTCCTGACGCAATTGAAAACCGTCAAGGTGGTCCGTTGCGACGCCGTGGCGATCCGCATTTTCGGGCTTTCGCTGGCTGGCTGGAATGCGGTGATTTCGGCATTCCTCGCGGCGCTGGCGGTCAAGGCGCTGGCCGTCATTGTTCGGCGGTGA
- a CDS encoding tautomerase family protein — MMMPRYFIPVNEADGRQPPEGKHQMPFINIKIAGPDLTLEQTARLHHGVIDLMARVLRKKSELTSVLVEQAPASGWNIGKQALTVAAHLDAKVAAGTNTWEEKARFIAEANGLLKDVLGSALPVASYVVIDEIPEDSWGYDGLTQAHRASTKQPER; from the coding sequence ATGATGATGCCGCGTTATTTCATTCCCGTCAACGAGGCGGACGGTCGCCAGCCTCCCGAAGGGAAACACCAAATGCCATTCATCAACATCAAAATTGCAGGCCCTGACCTGACGCTTGAGCAAACGGCGCGTCTCCATCATGGCGTAATCGACCTAATGGCGAGAGTTCTGCGGAAGAAATCCGAACTTACCTCCGTGCTGGTCGAGCAGGCGCCCGCTTCGGGTTGGAACATTGGCAAACAGGCGCTGACCGTCGCGGCCCATCTCGACGCCAAGGTGGCAGCCGGCACGAATACGTGGGAGGAGAAAGCGCGCTTTATCGCGGAGGCGAACGGCTTGCTCAAGGATGTTCTTGGGTCAGCCCTGCCGGTCGCAAGCTACGTCGTCATCGACGAGATACCGGAGGATTCCTGGGGTTATGACGGCCTCACGCAGGCTCATCGGGCATCAACAAAGCAGCCTGAACGGTAG
- a CDS encoding YqaA family protein — MFQRLYRWTLTLAESPHAPWALGVIAFAESSFFPVPPDAILIPMSIARPKNSWAYALICTLGSVAGALLGYAIGALLFETVGKWLINLYGYGARVDEMRALYAHWGWAVILLKGLTPIPFKIVTITSGLLSYNLPLFVILCFVTRGARFFLLALLLKYYGEPIKALLDKYFAWFLLILAAVVVLGFWIATHLI; from the coding sequence ATGTTCCAAAGACTTTATCGCTGGACGCTGACCCTCGCCGAGAGCCCCCATGCGCCTTGGGCGCTGGGCGTCATCGCCTTCGCGGAAAGCTCGTTTTTTCCGGTCCCCCCTGACGCGATCTTGATTCCGATGTCGATCGCAAGGCCGAAGAACTCCTGGGCCTATGCGCTGATCTGCACGCTCGGCTCGGTCGCCGGGGCGTTGCTTGGCTATGCGATTGGCGCGCTTCTGTTCGAGACGGTTGGGAAATGGCTGATCAATCTCTACGGCTATGGCGCGCGCGTGGACGAGATGCGTGCGCTCTATGCCCATTGGGGTTGGGCCGTCATTCTGCTGAAGGGCCTAACGCCAATCCCATTCAAGATCGTGACCATCACCAGCGGGCTTCTCTCGTATAATCTGCCGCTCTTCGTTATCTTGTGTTTCGTCACGCGGGGCGCGCGCTTTTTCTTGCTGGCGCTCCTCCTCAAATATTATGGCGAGCCGATCAAAGCCCTGCTCGACAAATATTTCGCCTGGTTTCTGCTTATTCTCGCCGCCGTCGTTGTCCTGGGATTCTGGATCGCGACCCATTTGATCTGA
- a CDS encoding pyridoxal phosphate-dependent aminotransferase produces MSFIAEALLRVKPSATIAVTQKARDLRAAGRDIISLSVGEPDFDTPDNIKRAAIAAIERGETKYTPVAGIQPLREAIASKFKRENGLDYKASQTIVGTGGKHILFNAFLATINPGDEVIIPAPYWVSYPDMVLIAGGRPVAVETKIEHGFKLHPEELEKAITPKTKWLLLNSPSNPSGAAYTRNELKALTDVLLLHEHVWVLTDDIYEHLIYGDFAFTTPAQVEPSLINRTLTMNGVSKSYAMTGWRIGYAAGPLELIKAMEMLQGQQTSGACSIAQWASVEALNGPQGFIAERRKIFEGRRDLVVSMLNQAKYLRCPLPEGAFYVYPSCAEAIGKTAPGGKVIGTDEDFVAALLESEGVAVVQGSAFGLGPNFRISYATATSVLEDACAKIQRFCSSLT; encoded by the coding sequence ATGTCGTTCATCGCCGAGGCGCTTCTGCGCGTAAAACCTTCCGCCACGATCGCCGTGACGCAAAAGGCGCGCGATCTTCGAGCCGCGGGGCGCGATATTATTTCGCTCTCGGTGGGCGAGCCCGATTTCGACACGCCGGACAATATCAAGCGGGCTGCGATCGCCGCGATCGAGCGCGGAGAAACCAAATATACGCCTGTCGCCGGCATCCAGCCTCTGCGAGAGGCCATCGCATCCAAATTCAAGCGCGAAAACGGTCTCGACTATAAAGCGTCGCAAACGATCGTCGGCACGGGCGGCAAACATATTTTGTTCAACGCTTTCCTCGCCACGATCAACCCCGGCGACGAAGTGATCATTCCGGCCCCCTATTGGGTCAGCTATCCCGACATGGTGTTGATCGCGGGCGGCCGTCCCGTCGCCGTCGAGACGAAGATCGAGCATGGCTTTAAGCTGCACCCTGAGGAACTCGAAAAGGCGATCACGCCGAAAACCAAATGGCTTCTTCTGAACTCGCCATCAAATCCATCGGGCGCGGCCTATACGCGGAACGAATTGAAGGCGCTGACGGATGTTCTGTTGCTCCACGAGCACGTCTGGGTGCTGACCGACGACATCTACGAACATCTGATCTATGGCGACTTCGCCTTTACGACGCCGGCGCAGGTCGAGCCAAGTCTTATCAACCGCACGCTGACCATGAATGGCGTGTCGAAGTCCTACGCCATGACCGGGTGGCGCATCGGCTATGCGGCGGGGCCTCTCGAGCTCATCAAGGCCATGGAGATGTTGCAGGGCCAGCAGACCTCTGGGGCCTGCTCGATCGCGCAATGGGCCTCCGTCGAGGCGCTGAATGGTCCGCAGGGCTTCATCGCCGAGCGGCGCAAGATTTTCGAAGGGCGCCGCGACCTTGTGGTTTCGATGCTTAATCAGGCGAAATATCTGCGTTGCCCTTTGCCCGAAGGCGCATTTTATGTGTATCCCTCCTGCGCGGAGGCGATCGGCAAGACGGCCCCAGGGGGCAAGGTGATCGGCACGGATGAGGATTTCGTCGCGGCTTTGCTGGAAAGCGAAGGCGTCGCCGTGGTGCAAGGCTCGGCCTTCGGTCTTGGCCCGAACTTCCGCATTTCCTATGCGACGGCGACCTCCGTGCTGGAAGACGCCTGCGCCAAGATCCAGCGGTTCTGCTCCAGTCTCACCTGA
- the rlmN gene encoding 23S rRNA (adenine(2503)-C(2))-methyltransferase RlmN, with product MTTSSLIDSPTPLASAPAPGRSLAGATRLELAAALAEIDVPERETRMRVAQLWHWIYNQGAPSFDAMLNISKVLRGKLASQFTLARPQMVSEQVSTDGTRKWLIRLEPVNERDRGAEVECVYIPDNDRGTLCVSSQVGCTLTCAFCHTGTQKLVRNLTAQEIIGQLIVARERLGDFPGLAPPEDGLVPSGGLRFVSNIVFMGMGEPLFNLDNVRDAVAVFSDGDGLSLSKRRITVSTAGVVPRIADLGSQTGAALAISLHAVRDDLRNVLVPLNKKYPISELLQACRTYPGSSNARRITFEYVMLKGVNDSPAEARELVRLLKGIPAKINLIPFNPWPGTAYECSDDATIERFSDIVFNAGYASPVRTPRGRDILAACGQLKSETEKLRARALLTAEQ from the coding sequence ATGACCACGTCCAGTCTCATCGATTCCCCAACTCCCCTTGCGAGCGCGCCGGCCCCTGGCCGCTCTCTCGCCGGCGCAACGCGCCTTGAACTCGCCGCGGCGCTCGCCGAAATCGACGTGCCGGAACGCGAAACTCGCATGCGCGTGGCGCAGCTCTGGCATTGGATCTATAATCAAGGCGCGCCCTCCTTCGACGCGATGCTGAACATCAGCAAAGTGCTGCGCGGCAAACTCGCGAGCCAGTTCACGCTGGCTCGGCCGCAAATGGTCTCGGAGCAAGTCTCAACGGACGGCACGCGGAAATGGCTGATCCGGCTTGAGCCGGTCAATGAGCGGGATCGCGGCGCCGAGGTCGAATGCGTCTATATCCCGGATAATGATCGCGGCACGCTTTGCGTCTCGAGTCAGGTCGGCTGCACCTTGACCTGCGCTTTCTGCCATACAGGAACGCAGAAACTTGTGCGCAATCTAACAGCGCAAGAGATTATTGGGCAATTGATCGTCGCCCGCGAGCGACTGGGCGATTTCCCCGGCCTCGCGCCGCCCGAAGACGGGCTGGTTCCGAGCGGAGGCCTGCGCTTCGTCTCCAACATCGTCTTCATGGGCATGGGCGAGCCGCTCTTTAATTTGGACAATGTCCGGGACGCGGTAGCGGTTTTCTCGGATGGCGACGGCCTGTCGTTGTCAAAGCGCCGGATCACCGTTTCGACTGCGGGCGTCGTCCCTCGCATCGCCGATCTAGGCAGCCAGACAGGAGCGGCGCTCGCCATCTCGCTGCACGCCGTGCGCGATGATCTGCGCAATGTCCTCGTCCCGCTCAACAAGAAATATCCGATCAGCGAACTGCTGCAGGCCTGCCGGACCTATCCCGGCTCGTCCAATGCGCGGAGGATCACGTTTGAGTATGTGATGCTGAAGGGCGTTAATGATTCTCCCGCCGAGGCGCGCGAACTGGTCCGGCTGTTGAAAGGCATTCCCGCCAAAATCAACCTCATTCCGTTCAATCCCTGGCCGGGAACGGCATATGAATGTTCTGACGACGCGACGATTGAAAGATTTTCCGACATCGTCTTCAACGCCGGCTATGCGAGTCCCGTGCGCACTCCGCGTGGACGCGATATTTTGGCCGCCTGCGGCCAACTGAAAAGCGAAACCGAAAAGCTGCGGGCGCGCGCGCTGCTCACCGCCGAACAATGA
- the dapB gene encoding 4-hydroxy-tetrahydrodipicolinate reductase produces MSDMRLVVAGAAGRMGRVLVRIIHETPGATLAGAIEQPDSIAIGQDAGLLAGCGQMGVEISGDALRTIVGADGVIDFTSPASTVALSVLAAQARIVHVIGTTGLQPEHLASLQAAARHAIIVRSGNMSLGVNLLAVLVEKVARTLGPEYDVEILEMHHRQKVDAPSGTALLLGEAAAKGRAVALEEHSVRSRDGYTGARKEGDIGFATLRGGTVVGDHRVIFAGPGERIEIAHVAEDRSIFARGAVKAALWGHNRKPGLYSMIDVLGMGD; encoded by the coding sequence ATGAGCGATATGCGCCTCGTAGTCGCCGGCGCCGCTGGCCGCATGGGCCGCGTCCTCGTTCGGATCATTCATGAAACGCCGGGCGCAACTCTTGCCGGCGCCATCGAGCAGCCGGATTCAATTGCGATTGGCCAGGATGCGGGGCTTTTGGCGGGCTGCGGCCAGATGGGGGTCGAAATCAGCGGCGACGCCTTGCGGACGATCGTCGGCGCTGACGGCGTCATCGATTTTACCTCGCCGGCGTCGACCGTCGCGCTGTCTGTCCTGGCGGCTCAGGCTCGCATCGTCCACGTCATTGGCACGACAGGGTTGCAGCCGGAGCATCTCGCGAGCCTGCAGGCGGCGGCTCGTCACGCCATCATCGTGCGCTCCGGCAATATGAGCCTCGGCGTCAATTTGCTTGCTGTTCTGGTCGAAAAAGTCGCCCGCACGCTCGGCCCCGAATATGACGTCGAAATTTTGGAAATGCATCATCGCCAAAAGGTCGACGCGCCCTCGGGCACCGCGCTTCTGCTCGGCGAGGCCGCCGCCAAAGGGCGCGCCGTCGCGCTGGAGGAACATTCGGTTCGTTCGCGCGATGGCTACACCGGCGCTCGGAAAGAGGGCGATATCGGGTTTGCGACGTTGCGCGGCGGAACGGTGGTTGGAGATCATAGAGTGATCTTCGCGGGACCCGGCGAGCGCATTGAAATTGCGCATGTCGCGGAAGATCGCAGCATTTTCGCGCGGGGGGCCGTAAAAGCCGCGCTCTGGGGCCACAACCGCAAGCCCGGCCTTTATTCGATGATCGACGTGCTCGGAATGGGCGACTGA
- the pyrF gene encoding orotidine-5'-phosphate decarboxylase yields MIGAAAALTDQKRAAARDKLIVALDFATLPEAEAMVRALGDSASFYKIGMELAYGGGLPFARELIEDGGRVFLDLKLHDIPTTVTRACANVARIGAQFLTIHAYPQTMTAAKEGAAGSALKLLGVTVLTSYDDRDLAEAGYALSVGALVARRAAQARDIGVDGLILSAEELTSVRASVGPDMILVTPGIRPEKAAAADQKRTMTPRAAIKAGADYLVIGRPITQANNPREAAEAILADIAAAL; encoded by the coding sequence ATGATCGGCGCGGCCGCAGCTTTGACCGATCAAAAGCGAGCCGCCGCAAGAGATAAGCTCATCGTCGCGCTCGATTTTGCGACGCTGCCGGAAGCAGAAGCAATGGTGCGCGCGCTCGGCGACAGCGCGTCATTCTACAAGATTGGAATGGAGTTGGCCTACGGCGGCGGCCTGCCATTCGCCAGAGAGCTGATTGAGGACGGCGGCCGGGTTTTTCTTGACCTCAAGCTGCATGATATTCCGACGACCGTAACCCGAGCCTGCGCCAATGTCGCTCGCATTGGAGCCCAATTTCTCACAATTCATGCCTATCCGCAGACGATGACGGCGGCCAAGGAGGGCGCTGCCGGCTCCGCGCTAAAGCTTCTCGGCGTGACCGTCCTGACTTCCTACGACGATCGCGACCTCGCTGAGGCCGGCTATGCTTTGAGCGTCGGGGCTCTTGTCGCGCGACGGGCGGCGCAGGCGCGCGATATTGGCGTCGATGGGCTGATCCTATCAGCCGAAGAGCTGACGTCCGTGCGGGCGTCTGTTGGACCGGATATGATCCTCGTGACTCCGGGCATCAGACCAGAGAAGGCGGCCGCCGCCGACCAGAAAAGAACCATGACGCCCCGCGCCGCGATAAAAGCCGGCGCCGATTACCTCGTCATCGGACGCCCGATCACACAGGCGAACAATCCGCGCGAAGCGGCGGAAGCGATTCTCGCGGATATTGCCGCCGCTCTTTGA
- a CDS encoding LysR substrate-binding domain-containing protein: MRLTNFDMSVLRTLQAGVELGSFAKAAAKLGRSPSAISLQLRKLEEQAGQPLFRKDGRGLTLTEAGETMLSYARRLLDLNDEAVMALHSPAIAGSVRLGLPQDFAETLLPTLLGRFTRVHPKVRVDVWVDRNAALLEGIANGSLDLALVWGEELLPNSERLADLSMAWVAPPEGFIYEPAAALPLVLFAPPCIFRQAAMSALDAAGIPWRVALTSPSLSGLWAAVSAGLGVTCRTTEGMPPTLGPLDARNSGLPILPRIGISLCMADARPAPAAARLAAILRDAVAFSLGGTIRSAESALDANSNTSPHDRSIA; encoded by the coding sequence ATGCGCCTCACGAATTTCGATATGAGCGTTCTGCGGACCCTCCAGGCCGGCGTCGAGCTTGGGAGTTTCGCCAAGGCAGCGGCGAAGCTCGGCCGTTCGCCGTCGGCGATCAGCCTGCAATTGCGTAAGTTGGAGGAGCAGGCTGGACAGCCCTTATTTCGCAAGGACGGCCGCGGCTTAACGCTGACCGAAGCCGGCGAAACCATGCTTAGCTATGCGCGCCGGTTGCTCGATCTGAACGACGAAGCCGTGATGGCTCTCCACTCTCCGGCGATCGCGGGCTCAGTTAGGCTCGGGCTGCCACAAGACTTCGCGGAAACGTTGCTGCCAACTTTGCTGGGTCGCTTTACGCGCGTTCATCCTAAAGTCCGGGTGGACGTGTGGGTGGATCGCAACGCCGCGCTACTGGAAGGCATCGCAAATGGTTCGCTGGACCTTGCTCTGGTTTGGGGCGAAGAACTGCTGCCAAACAGCGAGCGTCTTGCAGATCTGTCGATGGCGTGGGTCGCGCCGCCCGAAGGGTTCATCTACGAGCCCGCAGCCGCGCTGCCGCTCGTCTTGTTCGCTCCGCCCTGCATCTTCCGGCAAGCCGCCATGTCTGCTTTAGACGCGGCTGGAATACCCTGGCGCGTCGCATTGACTAGTCCGAGTTTGTCGGGGCTCTGGGCCGCAGTGTCGGCCGGGCTTGGCGTGACCTGCCGCACGACGGAAGGCATGCCCCCCACGCTGGGGCCGCTCGACGCGAGGAACTCCGGATTGCCGATTCTTCCTCGGATTGGGATCTCGCTTTGCATGGCGGATGCCCGGCCCGCGCCAGCGGCGGCGAGGCTCGCGGCCATTTTGCGCGACGCAGTCGCCTTCAGCCTCGGCGGGACCATTCGGAGCGCGGAGTCAGCGCTTGACGCGAACTCCAATACCTCGCCTCACGACAGATCCATCGCATAG
- a CDS encoding DUF2237 domain-containing protein gives MFRDETGGGGRKPSRNVLGQPLASCSFDPLTGFYRDGCCDTGAEDVGSHTVCIVATEEFLAFSKARGNDLSTPLPEYGFPGVKAGDRWCLCAPRWQEAFEVGKMPGVVLQATHEGALRFCALADLKRYAMDLS, from the coding sequence ATGTTCCGGGATGAGACAGGCGGCGGCGGACGCAAGCCTTCGCGCAATGTGTTGGGACAGCCTTTGGCGAGCTGCTCCTTTGATCCTCTGACAGGATTTTACCGCGATGGATGTTGCGATACCGGCGCCGAGGATGTCGGCAGCCACACTGTGTGCATTGTCGCGACGGAAGAGTTCTTGGCCTTCTCCAAGGCGCGCGGCAATGATTTGTCGACCCCGCTTCCGGAATATGGGTTCCCCGGCGTCAAAGCCGGCGATCGCTGGTGCCTTTGCGCTCCGCGCTGGCAGGAGGCTTTCGAGGTCGGCAAGATGCCCGGCGTCGTGCTGCAAGCGACCCACGAAGGCGCCTTGAGGTTCTGCGCGCTCGCTGACCTCAAGCGCTATGCGATGGATCTGTCGTGA